In Colwellia sp. M166, a genomic segment contains:
- a CDS encoding choice-of-anchor B family protein yields the protein MLRLTWITFVLLTIVNSQLTFAHSEHDKARFVAETGKDIGKCEQVLRPCQTIAYAVQQANKGDKILVAAGEYSVSSSEELFYLKSALVPIFGGYNRFDHFQSQSPNTNPTELKNIPVDMAEPLRQQGFVVLADGKSLFAENSQESKTLQSKLDSYYTLSEAQSGVECADGAAGDFACNNIDLLAHMPLNAFSSRPNTANDIWGHVDLNTGDEYALIGLRNGVAVVNVTDPENPIEVDTIDGANSTWRDIKVYQYFDSSINAWQAYAYATIDSPNNHVSIINLNQLPNSVSLTENNQEVRKAHNVYISNVDHSLNIALPGLTPSLQLIGSDKFGGAFISYSLKTPSTLTRMSNSYFGSGYTHDGASINITDSRKDNQCNSQSDSCTIFLDFNAGAMKLWNISDPNNISQLASVSYPNVAYTHSGWGGERQQSVFLHDELDEKNFALNTTVRVFSIADLSNPVLVGQWTGPTRAIDHNGFVRGNRYYLSNYERGLTVLDITDPASPVEIGFFDTYTPSDNSGFNGAWGVYPFLPSGNILVSDINSGLYILKDRTQESSQGKISFVDNVINANQGETLTVNVQRSSASAPDQAISVAYQLLPGSARENSDYTPVSGTLTWAANDVTDKTIDINIASDPSGQEFKETFYVRLSQPSNSATLGSNSYLTVNIDGRDNTGSLAFTATKTTVPENQGTLDITIARQGSALGAVSVSYLLSSGTALIGEDVESASGTVNWADGDSAEKSISITIIDDVDNEANESFTVALSPVAGSNLGAITQHTVTISDDDSNSAPIITLSENREVNTGATVNVTATATDNENDPMTYLWRQTSGTSITLNTANTLTTNFVAPASEGNVVLSFTATDSKGLSSEESITLTVIAVPVALPIPKEDKSSGSGSLSYLILILASVFIRRQYKQATFYC from the coding sequence ATGTTACGGTTAACATGGATAACTTTTGTTTTATTGACAATAGTAAATAGCCAGCTAACATTTGCCCACTCTGAACATGACAAAGCTCGCTTTGTTGCTGAAACAGGCAAAGATATTGGTAAATGCGAGCAAGTATTAAGACCTTGCCAAACTATTGCTTACGCTGTTCAACAAGCGAATAAAGGCGATAAAATACTTGTTGCAGCTGGTGAGTACAGCGTTAGCTCAAGTGAAGAACTATTTTATTTAAAAAGTGCTTTAGTGCCTATTTTTGGTGGCTACAACCGTTTCGATCATTTTCAGAGCCAAAGCCCAAACACCAACCCAACAGAACTCAAAAATATTCCAGTTGATATGGCAGAGCCTTTGCGTCAGCAAGGCTTTGTTGTATTGGCGGATGGTAAGTCACTATTTGCCGAGAATAGTCAAGAAAGTAAGACCTTACAAAGTAAGCTTGATAGTTACTACACCTTAAGTGAAGCACAAAGCGGTGTCGAGTGTGCTGATGGAGCCGCGGGGGATTTTGCTTGTAACAATATAGATTTACTTGCCCATATGCCATTAAATGCATTTTCTAGTCGTCCTAATACCGCCAATGACATTTGGGGCCATGTTGATTTAAATACAGGTGATGAATATGCACTTATTGGTTTACGCAATGGCGTAGCTGTAGTTAATGTTACTGATCCTGAAAATCCGATAGAAGTTGATACAATAGACGGAGCTAACTCAACATGGCGTGACATTAAAGTGTACCAGTACTTTGATAGTAGTATCAACGCTTGGCAAGCCTATGCTTACGCCACTATTGATAGCCCAAATAACCACGTTAGCATTATTAACCTCAATCAACTGCCTAACTCGGTAAGTTTGACCGAAAATAATCAAGAAGTAAGAAAAGCCCATAACGTTTATATCTCCAATGTTGATCACAGCCTTAACATTGCTTTGCCGGGTTTAACGCCAAGTTTACAGCTGATCGGCAGTGACAAATTTGGTGGTGCATTTATTAGTTACTCTTTAAAAACACCATCGACATTAACTAGGATGTCTAACAGTTATTTTGGCTCAGGTTATACACATGATGGTGCATCGATTAACATTACCGATAGCCGAAAAGACAACCAGTGTAATAGCCAAAGTGATAGCTGCACTATTTTTCTTGACTTCAACGCAGGAGCAATGAAACTTTGGAATATTTCTGATCCCAATAACATAAGCCAGCTGGCTAGCGTTTCCTACCCTAACGTTGCGTATACACACTCAGGTTGGGGCGGAGAACGTCAGCAGTCTGTATTTCTTCACGACGAATTGGATGAAAAGAACTTTGCTTTAAATACCACTGTTAGAGTATTTTCCATTGCTGACTTGAGTAATCCAGTTCTCGTAGGGCAATGGACAGGCCCTACGCGTGCCATTGACCACAATGGTTTTGTACGTGGCAACCGCTATTACCTATCAAACTATGAACGTGGCTTAACGGTACTCGATATCACTGATCCTGCAAGTCCTGTGGAAATAGGTTTTTTTGACACTTATACTCCTTCAGACAATTCTGGCTTTAATGGCGCTTGGGGCGTTTATCCTTTTTTACCCTCTGGCAATATATTAGTCAGTGATATTAACAGTGGTTTGTATATTTTAAAGGACCGCACTCAAGAGTCCAGCCAAGGTAAAATCAGCTTCGTCGACAATGTTATCAACGCTAATCAAGGCGAAACGTTAACGGTTAATGTACAACGCAGTAGCGCTAGTGCGCCAGATCAAGCCATCAGTGTTGCTTATCAACTACTACCAGGCAGTGCACGAGAAAACAGTGATTATACCCCTGTATCTGGCACATTAACTTGGGCAGCAAATGATGTTACAGATAAAACGATTGATATTAATATCGCAAGCGATCCAAGTGGGCAGGAGTTTAAAGAAACATTTTATGTGCGTCTAAGCCAACCTAGCAATAGCGCTACATTAGGCAGCAACAGCTATTTAACTGTTAATATTGATGGCCGCGATAACACAGGTTCATTAGCCTTCACTGCAACCAAAACCACGGTACCTGAGAACCAAGGCACGCTCGATATAACCATTGCACGTCAAGGCAGCGCTTTAGGTGCAGTATCTGTATCTTATTTATTAAGTTCTGGTACTGCTCTTATTGGTGAAGATGTTGAATCAGCTTCCGGAACGGTAAATTGGGCAGATGGTGACTCAGCAGAAAAGAGCATTAGCATCACTATTATTGATGATGTAGACAATGAAGCTAATGAAAGCTTTACCGTTGCCTTATCCCCAGTTGCCGGCAGTAACTTAGGTGCCATCACGCAGCATACCGTCACTATTTCAGATGATGATAGTAATTCGGCGCCTATTATAACGTTGTCAGAAAATAGAGAGGTAAACACTGGTGCTACAGTTAACGTAACCGCAACAGCAACGGACAATGAAAATGATCCAATGACCTATTTATGGCGACAAACATCAGGTACGAGCATAACACTCAATACTGCTAATACCTTAACAACAAATTTTGTTGCTCCCGCCAGCGAAGGTAATGTAGTACTTTCATTTACAGCAACCGACTCTAAGGGTCTATCGAGCGAAGAAAGCATAACATTGACTGTGATTGCCGTGCCTGTAGCACTCCCGATACCAAAAGAGGATAAGTCATCAGGTAGTGGCTCATTAAGCTATTTAATTCTGATCCTAGCTTCAGTATTTATTAGAAGGCAGTATAAACAAGCTACTTTTTATTGTTGA
- a CDS encoding MbnP family copper-binding protein, producing the protein MLRNKQYIFIAMLIFLTGAVGYFFSLAPDSNQQIKVQLLWQNDTLDCQSTFIAGEDKKTWFVEQLQFFIHDIQFSSENSAWEKVNLLPNFYQVDNSVLLGKNCRQTKPASSLDSAGNWQVEFHSDTKITANSRMKFTLGLPFASNHLNPISQKSPLNLPSMFWVWQTGHKFMRLELASSNEQWLFHLGSTGCQSASVMRAPKERCRYSNVFHFEVPAIKNNSKQFVLNLNLAELLNKVTLDSSSSCQSARDSESCQQLFLNLSTTNSSTEAIGAGVFNAGNTKHFDRGVDVE; encoded by the coding sequence ATGTTACGTAACAAACAGTATATATTTATAGCAATGCTGATATTTTTAACCGGTGCTGTGGGCTACTTCTTTAGTTTAGCACCTGATAGCAATCAACAGATTAAAGTACAATTATTATGGCAAAATGATACGTTAGATTGCCAAAGTACATTTATTGCGGGAGAAGATAAAAAAACTTGGTTTGTTGAGCAATTACAGTTTTTTATTCATGATATTCAATTTAGCTCAGAAAACTCCGCTTGGGAAAAAGTTAATTTATTACCAAACTTCTATCAAGTTGACAATAGCGTTTTGTTAGGGAAAAACTGTCGACAAACGAAGCCAGCTAGTAGCTTAGATAGTGCTGGAAATTGGCAGGTTGAGTTTCACTCTGATACCAAGATAACAGCTAATAGCCGTATGAAGTTTACCCTAGGGCTGCCTTTTGCAAGTAATCACTTAAATCCTATTAGTCAAAAAAGCCCGCTCAATTTACCGTCAATGTTCTGGGTTTGGCAAACAGGACACAAGTTTATGCGTCTTGAGCTTGCTAGTAGTAATGAGCAATGGTTATTTCATTTAGGGTCAACAGGGTGCCAATCCGCGAGTGTTATGAGAGCGCCGAAAGAGCGCTGCCGTTATTCCAATGTTTTTCATTTTGAAGTGCCTGCCATTAAAAACAATAGCAAGCAATTTGTGCTCAATTTGAACTTGGCTGAACTACTTAATAAAGTAACGTTAGACTCATCATCGAGCTGCCAGTCAGCAAGAGATAGTGAAAGCTGTCAGCAATTATTTCTTAATTTATCAACAACCAACAGTTCAACTGAAGCGATAGGGGCAGGGGTATTTAATGCCGGTAATACTAAGCATTTTGACAGAGGAGTTGATGTTGAATAA
- the rpoD gene encoding RNA polymerase sigma factor RpoD, whose translation MDQAPQSRLKELITKGKEQGYLTFAEVNDHLPQDIIDSDQVEDIIRMINDMGIQVFENAPDNDTLMMSEANTDEDAAEAAAQALATVESEIGRTTDPVRMYMREMGTVELLTRKGEIVIAKRIEEGIKEVQRSVSEYPPAINYLLEQWDNFEAEEVRLSDIIVGFLDPDAEDEEIPAAATHIGSELSKEDLEDEDKSDDDDEDEEEEDTGPCPEEAREKFNALRAAYEHANSVIKAKGRGHTSAQAAIDELAEVFKEFRIVPKVFDRLVKNMRSVMDRLRVQERLIMKHCVVGAGMPKTTFIKIFPGNETSKDWFEEQKSAGLPHSKRMSDIELDVERCIYKLNMLEEETYLNVHGIKDINRRMSIGEAKARRAKKEMVEANLRLVISIAKKYTNRGLQFLDLIQEGNIGLMKAVDKFEYRRGYKFSTYATWWIRQAITRSIADQARTIRIPVHMIETINKLNRISRQMLQEMGREPTPEELAERMIMPEDKIRKVLKIAKEPISMETPIGDDEDSHLGDFIEDGSGELPVDSATSENLKDATHEVLAGLTAREAKVLRMRFGIDMNTDHTLEEVGKQFDVTRERIRQIEAKALRKLRHPSRSEQLKSFLDGE comes from the coding sequence ATGGATCAAGCCCCACAATCTAGACTTAAAGAGTTAATAACCAAAGGTAAAGAGCAAGGTTATTTAACTTTTGCAGAAGTTAACGATCATCTCCCTCAGGATATTATCGATTCCGATCAAGTTGAAGACATCATTCGAATGATTAACGACATGGGTATTCAGGTGTTTGAAAACGCACCGGATAACGACACGTTAATGATGAGTGAAGCAAATACTGATGAGGATGCTGCTGAAGCTGCAGCACAAGCACTTGCTACCGTTGAAAGTGAAATCGGTCGTACTACAGACCCTGTGCGTATGTATATGCGTGAAATGGGTACCGTAGAACTACTGACTCGTAAAGGCGAAATTGTTATCGCCAAGCGCATCGAAGAAGGTATCAAAGAAGTACAACGCAGCGTTTCAGAATACCCACCAGCAATTAATTACTTGCTTGAGCAGTGGGATAATTTTGAAGCTGAAGAAGTACGCTTAAGCGATATTATCGTTGGCTTTTTAGACCCAGATGCTGAAGACGAAGAAATTCCTGCGGCAGCAACTCATATCGGTTCTGAATTATCGAAAGAAGACTTAGAAGATGAAGATAAGTCTGACGATGATGATGAAGATGAGGAAGAAGAAGATACCGGTCCTTGTCCTGAAGAAGCCCGTGAAAAATTCAATGCCTTACGTGCGGCATACGAACATGCCAATAGTGTAATTAAAGCTAAAGGCCGCGGTCATACTAGTGCACAAGCGGCAATCGATGAGTTAGCTGAAGTATTTAAAGAATTCAGAATCGTACCAAAAGTATTTGACCGACTAGTGAAAAACATGCGTAGTGTTATGGACCGTTTACGTGTTCAAGAACGCTTGATCATGAAACACTGTGTGGTTGGTGCTGGTATGCCAAAAACAACCTTCATCAAAATCTTCCCAGGTAATGAAACCTCGAAAGATTGGTTTGAAGAGCAAAAGTCAGCCGGTTTACCTCATTCAAAAAGAATGTCGGATATCGAGTTAGATGTTGAACGCTGCATCTATAAACTGAACATGTTAGAAGAAGAGACTTATCTCAATGTTCACGGCATTAAAGACATTAACCGTCGTATGTCGATCGGCGAAGCGAAAGCTCGTCGTGCGAAAAAAGAAATGGTCGAAGCTAACTTACGTTTAGTTATCTCAATTGCGAAAAAATACACTAACCGTGGTTTACAGTTCTTGGATCTTATTCAAGAAGGTAACATCGGCTTAATGAAAGCCGTTGATAAGTTTGAATATCGTCGTGGTTATAAGTTCTCAACTTATGCTACGTGGTGGATACGCCAAGCAATAACTCGTTCAATTGCCGATCAGGCCCGTACTATTCGTATTCCAGTACACATGATTGAAACGATTAACAAACTTAACCGTATTTCACGTCAGATGTTACAAGAAATGGGTCGTGAGCCAACACCTGAAGAATTAGCTGAACGCATGATCATGCCGGAAGATAAAATTCGTAAAGTGTTGAAAATCGCTAAAGAGCCAATTTCAATGGAAACGCCAATTGGTGACGATGAAGATTCGCACTTAGGTGACTTTATTGAAGACGGTAGCGGTGAATTACCTGTTGACTCAGCAACCTCTGAAAACTTGAAAGACGCAACACATGAAGTACTAGCTGGTTTAACCGCTCGTGAAGCTAAAGTGTTAAGAATGCGTTTTGGTATCGATATGAACACCGATCATACCTTGGAAGAAGTAGGTAAACAATTTGATGTAACACGTGAACGTATTCGTCAAATTGAAGCAAAAGCATTACGTAAATTGCGTCATCCTTCACGCTCAGAGCAACTGAAAAGTTTCTTAGACGGCGAGTAA
- a CDS encoding MbnH family di-heme enzyme — MLNKLVFVAILIALSAMLLSCDTANNTQTSYQWPIIEGFPKPQVPKDNPMSEAKVLLGKKLFFDKSLSANQQQSCESCHFQAFAFAENRSVSQGSTGEIHRRNAPALVNIAYNKTLTWAHDGITTLERQILIPMFGESPIELGITGHEAKVLARFDSQVYQALFEQAFDGQPLSFELIVKALASYVRSLISLNSPFDRYAYFGDDDAISASAIRGMDLFFSERLECHHCHGGFNFTQSTGHEQQLLDRRPFHNTGLYNVEGSSAGYPQKDIGLAEISTLAKDNGRFRAPTLRNIRYSGPYMHDGSVATLSEVIDIYAAGGRNIAHGLYQGDGRANPLKSQFIKGFELTAEEKQDLLAFLDTLTDQAFLTSSKHQLSE; from the coding sequence ATGTTGAATAAATTAGTTTTTGTCGCCATATTAATAGCATTAAGTGCAATGCTTTTAAGTTGTGATACGGCAAATAACACTCAAACGAGTTACCAATGGCCTATTATCGAAGGCTTTCCTAAACCTCAAGTACCTAAAGATAACCCTATGAGTGAGGCAAAGGTATTACTCGGGAAAAAATTATTTTTTGATAAAAGCTTATCAGCTAATCAGCAGCAGTCATGTGAGTCATGTCATTTTCAAGCGTTTGCATTTGCCGAAAATCGGAGTGTTTCACAAGGCTCTACCGGTGAAATACATAGACGAAATGCGCCTGCGCTAGTTAATATCGCTTACAATAAAACCCTGACCTGGGCACATGATGGTATTACCACCCTTGAGCGACAGATATTAATACCGATGTTTGGTGAGTCACCAATTGAGCTTGGGATCACTGGGCATGAAGCAAAAGTATTGGCTCGATTTGATAGCCAAGTTTATCAAGCATTATTTGAGCAGGCATTTGATGGACAGCCGCTAAGTTTTGAGCTGATAGTAAAAGCATTGGCCAGTTATGTACGTAGCCTTATTTCCTTGAATTCTCCTTTCGATCGCTATGCTTATTTCGGTGATGATGATGCTATTTCTGCATCTGCTATTCGCGGTATGGATTTGTTTTTTTCTGAGCGTTTAGAGTGTCACCATTGTCATGGTGGATTTAATTTTACTCAGTCTACTGGTCATGAACAACAATTACTCGATCGTAGACCATTTCATAACACGGGCTTATATAACGTCGAGGGCAGTAGTGCTGGATACCCTCAAAAAGATATCGGGCTAGCTGAAATATCTACTCTGGCAAAAGACAATGGCCGTTTTCGTGCCCCAACGCTACGCAATATTCGTTACTCTGGGCCCTATATGCATGATGGTAGTGTTGCAACATTATCAGAGGTTATTGATATTTATGCAGCTGGCGGACGCAATATTGCGCATGGTTTATATCAAGGAGATGGCCGAGCTAACCCATTAAAAAGTCAGTTCATTAAAGGTTTCGAACTAACAGCAGAAGAGAAGCAGGACTTATTGGCATTCCTTGATACATTAACAGATCAAGCGTTTTTGACCTCGTCAAAGCATCAGCTAAGTGAGTAA
- the arsJ gene encoding organoarsenical effux MFS transporter ArsJ — MELSSLKALSPSIKQYLVITGNYWAFTLTDGALRMLVVLYFHQLGYSPLNIAMLFLFYEIFGVITNLVGGWLGAKLGLNKTMNIGLGMQIVALAMLAVPAEMLTVIYVMVAQALSGIAKDLNKMSAKSSIKLLVPEGSEGKLYQWVAILTGSKNALKGVGFFLGGLLLTLLEFKGAIILMASLLAIVWVFSLITLKEDLGKAKNKPKFKDIFSKSSSINILSAARMFLFGARDVWFVVALPVFLAVTFNWDHWWVGGFMASWVIGYGIVQSFAPYFTGKNQGKVPTGRSAFLWASYLTVIPAAIALALHFNFHIQASIIIGLLIFGAVFAVNSSLHSYLIVSYAGNDGVSLDVGFYYMANAMGRLIGTVLSGWVYQNYGLEACLWISSIFVAIASLLSLKLKS; from the coding sequence ATGGAGCTTTCATCACTAAAAGCGTTATCTCCATCAATAAAACAATACTTGGTGATAACAGGTAATTATTGGGCGTTTACCTTAACAGATGGTGCGCTACGTATGCTCGTAGTGCTGTATTTTCATCAATTAGGATACAGCCCTTTAAATATTGCTATGCTGTTTTTATTTTATGAAATCTTTGGTGTTATCACTAACCTTGTTGGTGGTTGGTTAGGTGCAAAACTTGGCTTAAATAAAACCATGAATATTGGCTTAGGAATGCAGATAGTCGCTCTTGCTATGTTAGCTGTTCCTGCTGAAATGCTAACAGTGATCTATGTGATGGTCGCACAGGCATTATCAGGTATTGCCAAAGATTTAAATAAAATGAGTGCGAAAAGCTCTATTAAGTTACTAGTGCCAGAAGGATCTGAAGGTAAGCTATACCAGTGGGTTGCTATACTTACTGGATCTAAAAATGCACTAAAAGGAGTTGGATTCTTTTTGGGAGGGTTGCTATTAACCTTACTAGAATTTAAAGGTGCAATCATCTTAATGGCTTCACTTTTAGCCATCGTATGGGTATTTAGTTTAATCACTTTAAAAGAAGATTTAGGTAAAGCGAAAAACAAACCAAAATTTAAAGATATTTTCTCGAAAAGTTCATCAATCAACATACTTTCTGCGGCACGAATGTTTTTGTTTGGCGCAAGAGATGTTTGGTTTGTGGTGGCATTACCTGTGTTTTTAGCTGTAACCTTTAATTGGGATCATTGGTGGGTTGGCGGTTTTATGGCGAGTTGGGTCATCGGCTATGGCATAGTACAATCCTTTGCGCCTTATTTTACGGGTAAAAATCAGGGCAAAGTACCAACAGGTAGATCTGCATTTTTGTGGGCAAGCTACCTAACCGTGATACCTGCTGCTATAGCTTTAGCGTTGCACTTTAATTTTCACATTCAAGCTTCAATCATTATAGGATTATTAATATTTGGTGCTGTTTTTGCTGTTAACTCTTCTTTGCATAGCTATTTAATTGTCAGTTATGCAGGTAATGATGGTGTATCGCTTGACGTTGGTTTTTACTATATGGCTAATGCCATGGGGAGATTGATTGGAACAGTGCTTTCAGGTTGGGTATATCAAAATTATGGACTAGAAGCCTGTTTATGGATATCAAGTATATTTGTGGCTATAGCATCTTTGTTATCATTAAAATTGAAGTCGTGA